Proteins encoded within one genomic window of Halorussus salilacus:
- a CDS encoding DUF6684 family protein: protein MATPIFERETWLDITVNLIPLCIIGFFIALFTVATPWAIEGLTSAVAYGLLIVPFVLLAYLTYVAADRIESAESGDAE from the coding sequence ATGGCAACCCCCATCTTCGAACGGGAGACGTGGCTCGACATCACGGTCAACCTCATCCCGCTCTGCATCATCGGCTTCTTCATCGCGCTGTTCACGGTCGCGACGCCGTGGGCGATAGAGGGCCTGACCTCCGCCGTCGCGTACGGCCTGCTCATCGTTCCCTTCGTCCTGCTGGCGTACCTCACGTACGTCGCGGCCGACCGCATCGAGTCGGCCGAATCGGGCGACGCGGAGTGA
- a CDS encoding DUF7541 family protein codes for MDEQPGLSDEYRKASPWPVFVAFGLAIFEVGIVMALFPVAVGGLLLFVGSVVGILRESEYVGNPWKALVAASVVCLVAGGAVALNTTDAIRLRGLAVVVGGFLVLLAGVFGSLWEPRAV; via the coding sequence ATGGACGAACAACCCGGGCTGAGCGACGAGTACCGGAAGGCGAGTCCGTGGCCGGTGTTCGTCGCGTTCGGACTCGCCATCTTCGAGGTCGGTATCGTCATGGCACTGTTCCCCGTCGCGGTCGGCGGGCTCCTGCTGTTCGTCGGGAGCGTCGTGGGCATCCTGCGCGAGTCCGAGTACGTGGGCAATCCGTGGAAGGCGCTGGTCGCGGCGTCGGTGGTCTGTCTGGTCGCTGGCGGCGCGGTCGCGCTCAACACCACCGACGCCATCCGCCTCCGGGGCCTCGCGGTGGTCGTCGGCGGCTTCCTCGTCCTCTTGGCCGGGGTCTTCGGGTCGCTCTGGGAACCCCGCGCGGTGTAG